A genomic region of Gossypium hirsutum isolate 1008001.06 chromosome D01, Gossypium_hirsutum_v2.1, whole genome shotgun sequence contains the following coding sequences:
- the LOC107952488 gene encoding probable disease resistance protein RF9 gives MIPHCPSNTRAVRRIAVHRHIHVQRIKSSIPLRSILFFWHPFDLNLEPCLSDEDDFCFLVSFVCVMLKWKRSWKYMFGKFKKLRVLSFEEGGEGYSGFKLSSAIGNLIQLRCLNLCGIAFNSPNIPSSLGNLRCLQTLDLRIHADDGAVNVPNIIWKLEQLRHYLPLTMTDKTKLKLHKLTNILTLINFNTRNCFVADLSKFTKLIKLGILGPFSIDDFKEELDKNLPIIASDCLRSLSIWNDEGIDPKVLAHLLSSCVNLCELILRVKIEKLPDFHHFSSSTAYVHLIGCMLVEDPMPTLEKLPNLRVMELYVYAFIGKEMVCSALRLPKLESLNLSGLRNLEEWKVEEGAVPALRHLKISGCEELRNLKIKWCKEEKISTKSNTFLPSYFMLSTMCEIYHFFLIKNL, from the coding sequence ATGATTCCTCATTGTCCATCCAATACGAGGGCAGTCCGTAGAATTGCTGTACATCGACACATTCATGTTCAGCGCATTAAAAGTAGTATCCCTCTTAGATCCATCTTGTTCTTTTGGCACCCGTTTGACTTGAATTTGGAACCCTGTCTAAGTGATGAGGATGATTTTTGCTTTTTGGTCTCGTTTGTTTGTGTGATGCTGAAATGGAAGAGATCTTGGAAGTACATGTTTGGAAAATTTAAGAAGCTTAGAGTTCTAAGCTTTGAAGAAGGAGGGGAAGGATATTCGGGATTTAAGTTATCTAGTGCTATAGGTAATCTCATCCAGCTTAGATGCTTGAATTTATGTGGTATTGCATTCAACAGCCCAAATATCCCTTCTTCTCTGGGCAACTTAAGGTGTTTGCAAACCTTGGATTTAAGAATACACGCTGATGATGGTGCTGTGAATGTGCCTAACATAATATGGAAGTTGGAACAGTTAAGACATTATCTCCCGCTGACGATGACTGATAAGACCAAATTGAAGTTGCACAAGTTGACAAACATTTTAACACTAATCAACTTCAACACAAGGAACTGCTTCGTTGCAGATCTTTCCAAGTTCACAAAACTTATAAAGTTGGGGATTCTTGGGCCATTCAGTATTGATGATTTTAAGGAGGAGCTGGATAAGAATCTGCCAATTATAGCAAGTGACTGCCTTCGGTCCTTGTCTATTTGGAATGATGAAGGAATAGATCCAAAAGTATTAGCTCACCTCCTTTCAAGTTGTGTTAATTTGTGTGAGTTGATTTTACGAGTAAAGATAGAGAAGTTACCAGATTTTCACCATTTCTCTTCGAGTACCGCATATGTACACTTGATAGGGTGCATGCTTGTGGAAGATCCTATGCCAACACTAGAGAAGCTGCCCAATTTAAGGGTTATGGAATTATATGTGTATGCTTTCATTGGAAAGGAAATGGTTTGCTCTGCACTCCGTCTTCCTAAACTTGAGTCTCTAAACCTTAGTGGGCTTCGGAATTTGGAGGAGTGGAAGGTGGAAGAAGGAGCCGTGCCTGCTCTACGCCATTTGAAGATTAGTGGTTGTGAAGAACTTaggaatttaaagataaaatggtgCAAGGAAGAGAAGATTTCAACAAAGTCCAACACATTCCTTCCTTCATATTTTATGCTATCTACAATGTGTGAAATTTATCACTTCTTCTTGATTAAAAACCTATGA
- the LOC107952098 gene encoding putative disease resistance protein At1g50180 — protein MDFSAISSVVQTVGRLLTQEVTSLMGVKDQVEDLQKELEWIQSFLKEADARKVDNEVVRTSINEIRELAYDAEDVIESFALKVAPRRKGGFSNVIKRFACILNEGGLLCQTKCEIQKITARITRLTRRLQTYDVKQPRDGAGTSSSNQRRELRRPYPHIVDDNVVGLHDDIKKLVSILVDEESGCKVVSICGMGGIGKTTLAKKIFRHSQVTGHFNRLAWVYVSQQCQKVRVWKDILSSLQIVNNADRDEELAEILHNFLKDNKCLVILDDIWSIDAWDSLKSAFPIAMDSNSKLLLTSRNKEIVPHADRRGYYLHELQCLNDDESWELFQRIAFSHPHSTENITDAKMKDLGKKMVHQCAGLPLAIIVLGGILATKSSIHEWQIVHKNTKSYLKKGKGGAQHIEHVLALSYDDLPPYLRPCFLYLSQFPEDYQIPAERLIQLWVAEGLVSSTEDEGNGGEVMEDVAEGFLDELVERCMVQVGERDPTLKIETCHMHDLMRDLCLSIAKQENFLSIINDSSLSPSNTRAVRRIAVHQHIHVQRIKSSIPLRSILFFWSPFDLESEPRERDEEDFCCVVWFVCVMLKWKRSWKYMFGKFKKLRVLSFEGDMLGYSGCKLSSAIGNLIHLRFLNICGIEFIWSKIPSSLGNLRCLQTLDLRISGHADDGAMNVPNIIWKLEQLRHLYLPMMTDKTKLKLHTLTNILTLINFNTRNCFIADLSKFTKLRKLGILGPFNIDDFKEELDKNLPIIASDCLRSLSIWNDKGIDPKVLAHLLSSCVNLCELILEVKIEKLPDFHHFSSSIAYVHLTECKLVEDPMPTLEKLPNLRVLELYNYAFIGKEMVCSAPHFPKLKSLTLSCLWNLEKWKVEGGAMPALRYLEIRRCEKLKMLPDGLRCIVTLQELKIEYMPKEFKDKMVQGREDFYKVQHIPSIIFSNCDI, from the exons atGGATTTCTCAGCCATTTCATCTGTTGTCCAGACTGTTGGGAGATTACTAACTCAGGAAGTCACATCGTTGATGGGCGTGAAGGACCAAGTTGAGGATTTGCAAAAGGAGCTTGAATGGATACAAAGTTTCCTGAAGGAGGCAGACGCGAGGAAAGTTGATAATGAGGTGGTGCGCACCAGTATTAATGAAATCAGAGAATTGGCGTACGATGCCGAAGATGTGATCGAGAGTTTTGCTCTCAAAGTTGCACCTAGAAGGAAAGGAGGTTTCTCTAATGTCATCAAAAGATTTGCTTGCATCCTTAACGAGGGAGGGTTGCTCTGCCAAACCAAGTGCGAGATTCAGAAAATCACAGCCAGAATCACCCGATTGACTCGCCGATTACAAACCTATGATGTAAAACAGCCAAGGGATGGAGCAGGTACAAGTTCTTCAAATCAAAGGCGAGAATTGAGGCGGCCTTATCCTCATATTGTCGACGATAACGTTGTTGGGTTGCATGATGATATCAAGAAGTTGGTGTCAATTCTTGTTGATGAGGAAAGCGGTTGCAAGGTTGTTTCCATATGCGGAATGGGTGGTATTGGCAAGACCACTCTTGCCAAGAAAATATTCCGCCATAGTCAAGTTACTGGTCATTTCAATCGCTTGGCTTGGGTATATGTTTCTCAACAATGCCAAAAAGTAAGAGTTTGGAAAGACATTTTATCTAGTCTTCAAATTGTAAACAATGCTGACAGAGATGAAGAATTAGCAGAGATATTGCATAACTTCTTGAAGGATAACAAATGTTTGGTGATATTAGATGATATTTGGAGCATAGATGCTTGGGATAGCCTTAAATCTGCTTTTCCAATTGCAATGGACAGTAACAGCAAGTTGTTGCTCACCTCTAGAAATAAAGAGATAGTTCCGCATGCAGATAGGAGAGGATACTACTTACATGAATTGCAGTGTTTAAACGATGATGAAAGCTGGGAATTATTTCAAAGGATAGCATTTTCACACCCACATTCTACAG aaaacataacTGATGCAAAAATGAAAGATTTGGGGAAGAAAATGGTTCATCAATGTGCAGGGCTGCCGTTAGCCATCATTGTATTGGGAGGCATTTTGGCTACAAAGAGTTCAATACATGAATGGCAAATTGTGCATAAAAATACTAAATCATACTTAAAGAAAGGCAAAGGAGGTGCCCAACATATTGAGCATGTGTTAGCCTTGAGTTATGATGATTTGCCGCCTTATTTAAGACCATGTTTCCTTTATTTGAGTCAATTTCCAGAAGATTACCAGATACCTGCAGAAAGATTGATTCAACTATGGGTTGCAGAAGGCCTTGTGTCATCAACAGAGGATGAAGGAAATGGAGGAGAAGTTATGGAGGATGTTGCAGAAGGCTTCTTAGATGAGCTTGTGGAAAGGTGTATGGTTCAAGTTGGGGAAAGAGACCCAACCTTGAAGATCGAAACTTGCCACATGCACGATCTAATGAGAGATCTTTGCCTGTCAATAGCAAAGCAAGAAAATTTTCTCAGCATCATCAATGATTCCTCATTGTCTCCATCCAATACGAGGGCAGTCCGTAGAATTGCTGTACATCAACACATTCATGTTCAGCGCATTAAAAGTAGTATTCCTCTCAGATCCATCTTGTTCTTTTGGAGCCCGTTTGATTTGGAATCGGAACCCCGTGAAAGAGATGAGGAAGATTTTTGCTGTGTGGTCTGGTTTGTTTGTGTGATGCTGAAATGGAAGAGATCTTGGAAGTACATGTTTGGAAAATTTAAGAAGCTTAGAGTTCTAAGTTTTGAAGGAGACATGCTAGGATATTCAGGATGTAAGTTATCTAGTGCTATAGGTAATCTCATCCATCTCAGATTCTTGAATATATGTGGTATTGAATTCATTTGGTCAAAAATCCCTTCGTCTCTGGGCAACTTAAGGTGTTTGCAAACCTTGGATTTAAGAATTTCTGGTCATGCTGATGATGGTGCTATGAATGTACCTAACATAATATGGAAGTTGGAACAGTTAAGACATCTCTATCTCCCGATGATGACTGATAAGACCAAATTGAAGTTGCACACGTTGACAAACATTTTAACACTAATCAACTTCAACACAAGGAACTGCTTCATTGCAGATCTTTCCAAGTTCACAAAACTTAGGAAGTTGGGGATTCTTGGGCCATTCAATATTGATGATTTTAAGGAGGAGCTGGATAAGAATCTGCCAATTATAGCAAGTGACTGCCTTCGGTCCTTGTCTATTTGGAATGATAAAGGAATAGATCCGAAAGTATTAGCTCACCTCCTTTCGAGTTGTGTTAATTTGTGTGAGTTGATTTTAGAAGTGAAGATAGAGAAGTTACCAGATTTTCACCATTTCTCTTCGAGTATCGCTTATGTACACTTGACAGAGTGCAAGCTTGTGGAAGATCCTATGCCAACACTAGAGAAGCTGCCCAATTTAAGGGTACTGGAATTATATAACTATGCTTTCATTGGAAAGGAAATGGTTTGCTCTGCACCCCATTTTCCTAAACTTAAGTCTCTAACGCTTTCATGCCTTTGGAATTTGGAGAAGTGGAAGGTGGAAGGAGGAGCCATGCCTGCTCTACGCTATTTGGAGATTAGACGTTGTGAAAAACTGAAGATGCTTCCAGATGGATTGAGATGCATTGTAACCCTCCAAGAATTAAAGATTGAGTATATGCCAAaggaatttaaagataaaatggtgCAAGGAAGAGAAGATTTCTACAAAGTTCAGCATATTCCTTCCATCATATTTTCTAACTGTgacatataa
- the LOC107952099 gene encoding probable bifunctional methylthioribulose-1-phosphate dehydratase/enolase-phosphatase E1, with product MGSVSQAYLESEPVKEARSLISELCRQFYSLGWVSGTGGSITMKVHDSSIPKPQQLILMSPSGVQKERMEPEDMYVLSGDGAIISSPSPKPYPHKPPKCSDCAPLFMKAYHMRNAGAVIHSHGMESCLATMINPHLKEFRITHMEMIKGIQGHGYYDELVIPIIENTAYENELTDSLAKAIEAYPKTTAVLVRNHGIYVWGDSWISAKTQSECYHYLFDAAIKLHQLGLDWSTPDHGSIQVVKGVPSVDCRMNVSKKARLADSNCNGKPFTRCIVLDIEGTTTPISYVTDILFPYAQNNVGRHLSATYASAETQDDIKLLRSQVEDDLKQGVIGAVPIPSEDAEKEEVIAALVANVEAMIKADRKITALKQLQGHIWRTGFETNELKGIVFDDVPEALEKWHALGVKVYIYSSGSRLAQRLLFGNTKFGDLRKYLSGYFDTAVGNKREKRSYVEITDTLGVDKPSEILFLTDIYQEAIAAKAAGMEAIISVRPGNSPLPDNHGFKTINSFLEV from the exons ATGGGGAGTGTTTCACAAGCTTATTTGGAAAGCGAACCAGTGAAGGAGGCGAGATCTTTGATATCTGAGCTTTGTCGCCAGTTCTATAGCCTTGGATGGGTCTCAGGAACAGGTGGCAGCATCACCATGAAGGTCCATGATAGCTCTATCCCCAAGCCTCAACAACTTATCCTCATGTCCCCTTCTG GTGTCCAAAAGGAGAGAATGGAACCAGAGGACATGTATGTATTATCAGGAGATGGGGCTATCATATCTTCACCTTCTCCAAAGCCATACCCTCATAAGCCTCCTAAATGCTCTGATTGTGCTCCGCTTTTCATGAAG GCATATCATATGCGTAATGCTGGGGCTGTTATCCACAGTCATGGAATGGAATCCTGTCTTGCAACAATGATCAATCCACATTTGAAAGAGTTTCGT ATCACTCATATGGAAATGATAAAAGGAATCCAAGGACATGGTTACTATGATGAACTTGTGATCCCAATTATCGAGAACACGGCTTATGAAAACGAGCTCACTGATTCTCTTGCTAAAGCT ATTGAAGCCTATCCTAAAACAACTGCTGTGCTTGTTCGCAATCATGGCATATATGTATGGGGAGACTCATGGATTAGTGCTAAAACTCAG AGTGAATGTTACCATTACCTCTTTGATGCTGCTATTAAACTTCACCAACTCGGCTTAGACTGGTCTACCCCAGATCATGGCTCCATTCAGGTTGTTAAAGGAGTCCCAAGTGTCGACTGCAGGATGAACGTGTCGAAAAAGGCCAGATTAGCAGATTCAAATTGTAATGGGAAGCCATTTACA CGTTGCATTGTCCTTGACATTGAAGGAACTACCACTCCTATTTCATATGTAACTGATATTCTCTTTCCTTATGCCCAAAACAATGTCGGGAGGCATTTATCTGCAACATATGCTAGTGCTGAAACCCAAGATGATATTAAGCTGTTACGTTCTCAA GTTGAAGATGACTTGAAGCAAGGTGTTATTGGCGCTGTACCTATCCCCTCAGAGGATGCGGAAAAAGAGGAGGTAATTGCAGCTTTAGTTGCTAATGTGGAAGCAATGATAAAAGCTGATCGAAAAATCACAGCCTTGAAGCAATTGCAA GGTCATATCTGGCGAACTGGATTCGAGACCAATGAGCTCAAAGGAATAGTTTTCGATGATGTACCAGAAGCCCTTGAAAAGTGGCATGCTTTGGGTGTGAAG GTATACATATATTCTAGTGGTAGCAGATTGGCTCAGAGGCTTCTCTTTGGAAATACAAAATTTGGTGATTTGAGAAAGTATTTATCTGGATATTTCGACACTGCAGTGGG aaacaaaagagaaaaacgCAGTTATGTTGAAATAACCGATACTTTGGGTGTTGATAAGCCATCTGAGATACTATTTCTAACTGATATCTATCAAGAAGCCATTGCTGCAAAAGCTGCGG GTATGGAGGCTATAATCTCTGTCCGTCCCGGGAACAGTCCACTTCCAGATAACCATGGGTTCAAGACCATCAACTCTTTCTTGGAGgtctaa